The following DNA comes from Saccharomyces cerevisiae S288C chromosome XIII, complete sequence.
GGTGTATATGTGCCCAATGatttaaagaaagatttggaagagacaatgaaaaagaataccCAAGTAATGGAcgaaaatttgaaattgcaGGATAGGATTTCAGAACTAGAAAGGcttattgaagaaataaaaactGCAAACAAAAATGGTACGTTATTCGAATATTCTAATTCTAAAAATAATCCTTTGGGAGCCGGCTGGTCAGGATTTAAAAAGGTTTTTAAATAGTTAAACTGTGTATATCAGCTACTGCTCCCCTTGAATGATACATGACTAAATATAATGAtaaatttatttcttgatttttgatTATTTCATATTTTGTTGACATTTGAGAGCTTCAATTGTATAAAGTTGCAAGATAATATATGAGGTTAGGGAAGCCggataaagaaaatagagTACTTTAAAACTGTTCATGGACTAAGAATTCAGTGACGATGAAGTAGTAAAGGAGAGTGTTTAGGATATAAATAAGACCGAGAAATTGTTAGTAAGCATTACTTCTAGCAGAAATAATGAACCACAATCGTGACAATATATACTCGAGTTAGCAGTTAACAGTAACCCTTTCCATACCATTCTAAACTTTGCAACAGTAAATATCTTGGCGTTTAAcgttttattttattctaCGTTTCTCAAATATCGGCTGTACTCATGTGGCACATCATGAAAAGAGCCTTCATATCAAgaattcaagaattttaATTACATCGTGACAACGGTTTCCTAAACTTTTAGTAAAAACAATTAAATGTGCAATTTTGTTGATTATACTGTGGACAAATTGAGCTTAGTACGtttccttcttctctttctgCAATTATATTTAATTAAATAATCTCGTATTCTCGCATCCGGGCACGCTTTGTGAAATTCATTTGAGAAACCAAAAACAGCTGATCAGCTAGAGCTATTAGAAGTTAGTGCCCAGGGGTATAGAAAAATCAGtttaaggaagaaaaagctCACAGAAGAAtatgcaaaaaattttcagacCATTCCAATTAACGAGAGGCTTTACCTCTTCCGTAAAAAACTTCAGGCAATGGAGACTGATTGAAACAAGGAAGATTGCCAAACAACCGAACTACCAAGTTGGTGATGCTAAACCTTTACATATgccaaaagaaagaaagaaatttccAGATTACAAGTATGGGGAATCTAATATCTTCAAACAGAGTAACAAAGGTCTATATGGTGGATCTTTCGTTCAGTTTGGTAACAATATTTCTGAAAGTAAAGCCAAAACGAGGAAGAAGTGGTTGCCAAATGTTGTCAAAAAAGGTCTCTGGAGTGAGACTCTGAACAGAAAAATCAGTATCAAAATGACCGCTAAAGTTTTAAAAACAATCAGTAAAGAAGGAGGGATTGACAACTATTtaacaaaggaaaaatctgcaagaaTAAAAGAATTAGGGCCGACCGGATGGAAGCTTCGTTATAGGgttttaaaaagaaaagatgaaatagAGAATCCCCCACATAAGGATGCACCTATCATAGAAATGGCTGGTGGTAAAAAGGCCAAAATTTACTATGATGAAATAGTAAACGGCtcaccaagaaaaatatcagttggaagaagaagattgaTGTCATTTTTATATCCTTTAGAGAAATTGGAATATAGGTCAGTAGGGAAGGACCTGaactacaaaaaatttgtcgAGTTATTTGCCGACGTTCCAGTCAAGGATATCCTAGCTAGATTAGAGGATCATAAATTCGACTTATCCACCATCACCGTATaaaaggaagaaataaagaagataatTGCCATTCCGAAAATATCGTTGGTTTTCCCctgtatataaaaaagcATATCTGTTTGTACATATGTAGGTATGCACACATTCTGAACATTATTGATGCGTATATGCTTGCTACATTAATTGGcaattcattttttagACTGTTTTACACCCGTACATTtcacagtttttttttgaagttaaATTCCAACTGAATGGAAGCCTCCGCTCCTATGaaatttatttgaaatcaGAGATTTCAGGATGTTGAACAGTATAGTACTGATTTACAAGtatcaaagaaacaagaaagaCAGCAAACACAATAAGAAATGACCGTTAAGACAGGTATGTGAGACATAAACAAGGAACTGAACGGGTTATGACGATTTTCGAACTTATAAAGGGGTTTACCCCAAATACGAGAAGAACATGAGTGCATTGAAAACTtaaaaggaaacaaaaacaagaatattatataattttGAGTGATTAATGACCAATGGAAATAGCCAGAGGAAAAATACCATTTAATATGCATACACAGGCTTATCTCTTCACTCCTATCTAAAAAACTATTGTGTTTGAAGATGAGGTCcattttacaaaaagaaTAGTATTGCGAAAACGCCTTCAAATGGAACATTTTAGTAGTTGCACCATTGTAAGAATTGCCATGGAAAACAATCACAAAAAGATGCTATACAAAGCCGTACATTATACGTCACTTCCCGCCGACACATATACACGTGTATATGTATGCCTATTTCACATGTTACTAACTGAAGACAACCTGTGTCCTTATATTTAGGAATTGCTATTGGTTTAAACAAAGGTAAGAAGGTCACTAGCATGACCCCAGCTCCAAAAATCTCTTACAAGAAAGGTGCTGCTTCCAACAGAACCAAGTTCGTAAGATCTTTGGTCAGAGAAATCGCTGGTTTGTCTCCATACGAAAGAAGATTGATTGATCTAATAAGAAACTCTGGTGAAAAGAGAGCTAGAAAGGTCGCCAAGAAGAGATTGGGTTCTTTCACCAGAGCCAAGGCTAAGGTCGAAGAAATGAACAACATCATTGCTGCTTCTCGTCGTCACTAAGTTTCTAAAAACTGATTTTtgtaatatatatatagatatcatattttctttttaacttaggaaaaaataacaccaaaaaaaaaaccacCAATACTTTCACACATGAGAGGGCCTAGAGTAAAGTACCACTAGCCATGCAAAAAGCCCATGTACTGAGCTGATAGTCGTTACCAACCctacattttttttctgaagcAATATAAGTGTTACCCGAAAAGtatgaatattattttttcttcgtaCCGttatatctttttctgGTATATAAAGCGGTGAGTTTAGAAGAAGTTCCTGTGGTGCAAGAATCTTTATTGgtatttaaaaaatcttttcttttcctttttttggttttttgaaaaagggtAATAATGTCTTTTATAATAGACACCCAGAGTCACGATTCGTCTTGGTTTTAGAGATTCTGTTTCGACAGTTTTTTTAGGCGGTGGACGTATATAGTTTACTTAATCGTTTACTATACGGTGGAGTACTAATACTATTTCACTGTCGTGCTCGCGGTTGATCTTAGataaatatatttctttttcataaaGAAAGTGAGTGGATCTTCCCTGGAAGTACGAATAATGTACTTATGATTAGATTCTCTTCACGCAcatacctttttttttttttcaattgctaGTTCATACATACGTAGAAAGAAGGGCCAATTGGAAGCCTCAACTGTCCCCTGGTGTAAGCTTTCGCtgtttcatcttcaactCAAGAAGCGAAGGTAGCGGACAGCAGGGTGACCGTGAATCTTTTCCATTGTCATTGTAAAATTTTGAGCAGCAGATGTACAGCTGATCTATAACTTTAGCGCATTTAGCATCATCGTACTGATGTGATAGAAGGCAATCTAAAATTAATGTGAAAAAACGTtagtgaaaagaaaaaaacgaTCGAATCTTTTGAAGTTAATATTACAAACCTTGGATGGCGCAGGCCTCCTTCTGGCATGGATTAGACATATTTACCTCTTATTTGAACAAATCTCAACAACTAAAAAAACGCTCAATatcttggaaaaaaagaacagtaATATTCTGTCTCTCCACACCCTCTTCTGAACTCTCATATACACCCCATGGGTGAAAAGTAATATCCGTAAAAGTCTCGCTAACGGATGACGTTAACAACGCACGCCCGCTCCTTGCGAAATTTATTGTGGGGACGTCGTTCACGTGCAAAAGTCGCCAAATATTAGCGACGGGCAACATCGGAAAAACTCTGCGCCCGCGATTCCGATTGAGATGTGTAATTTGTAGTATTGAACGTGAcaggaaacaaaaaatatcaaaacGCTAGCAAGGTTTAAGGGGAGGGGTGAAGAACGAACGATAGGATACTGCACAAATCAGCAATTAAGAAACAATATACAAAAACCCCCAAAGTGGTCATGTTAAGGAGGGCATTTTTCCGCATGGAAACGAAACGTGGGCATGACGTGGAAGCGATGATCCGAGCGCTTCTGCTACTGTGGTGACCACCGTACCAAAGGAGGGGTAATAAGACCCTGTGCCCTTTGCCAGCATACGTGTTACCCCCCTCAAAAAGAGCTGGCTGTTCGAGCTAGCTGCTCTTTCTGTTGCCATTCCCGTACCAAGAGCGCCCCGTAGCTCGATTTTCAGCACCTTGGTGGATATCAGGGGAATTTTACCGCCGCAAGCGATCAGCGTAGAGTGCGCACAGAAAACAGACAGAAATGACTGAAGcggatgaaaaaaaattttctggcGCGGCCCAATCTCCGCGGAAGAGTCATTCCgtgaaatgaaaacaaaagacGCGCATAGTAGGAGAAAGATTATGCAGCTTGATAGCGGGTTATCATACCAGCGTTAATGACACCTTCAAGTGGGTAAAGTACCCTTTGTTATCGTTTTCTTGGCTACGCGGATAGACTAATTTAATTGATATATATGTAGCTAGACACGTTCATAATTTTTATGCTCTAGTGCATGTGCCTCTTACTCATTattgtcaaaaatttttgcatgtaatatttgttttccGTAGTCATTCAGCACTAGCCTGTTTgttaatatatatagatagACAAACTAATGACAAGGAGAATTGAATTTCTCATATAACACATACAATAAAACCAAGAAATGTCTTCAAACTATGCCACTCCTTTAGACGATGAGGTGTTTCCCTTATCTTTTGCCAATTATCAATTTACCGAGCATGTGTCACTTGGTGAGCATTATTCACTCAATACTTCGGAAGATGCcaaatataataatttGAATGGTCCTTTCGTGGTACCGAGAGACACCGGGAAGTTCGATTTGAACACAAGTTCTGCCTCGGACGAGACTGTGTTCTCGTTAGATAACCCTCAAGAAAACAACTACAAACACCAAGCCATGAATAACGTCCAGGATTGTCGCATGGCCGTCGCGGCCAAAACTACCCAGTCGTGTGATAAATTGACCGATCTTTATGCCAATGCCGCCCAACAAAACTACAGATTGTGGCTGTCTTCATTTTAGAATAACGATTAAGGAATGataatcaaaagaaaaaaacaatctACCTACATATATATGCACTCAACATACATAAATACACACGCATTATTGTTTCTATAAACTTCCAACAGACAATATTCCCATACAAACATCAACTAACTGATTTCCTCTTCATACGCGTTCGCTTCACGTGATGTTCCTTTTCCATTGAAAGGAGAGCTCATCACAAGAGTTACAATGGGAGTGGCGGCGCACCGTCTGCTGACAAGAATAAGTGTAAGACCAGCTAccggaagaaaaaagaaaataaaatggatACTCTGTGTCTCCGAATGCCCCTATTTGTTGTATCCATTGATTGTTATCctgtcttcttctttctttagTTTAAATCTTTAGCGATTCAGATccaattgaacaaaaaaaaggctaGATCAAAAATAAGGGGTAAAACATCATCTTGCGGGGCTAACCCAGATCAAAAGCGGCAAGCCAAGAAAACCTGTTTGATAACACtgtaatatatatatatatatatactataCGATCGTACCTTGGTATCCACCGCTTTCTCAGCACCTCCAAATTTCTAAAGTGCAACTAAAGAGTCTTGTCAAGTATTCTTTTACTAGTGTTAAGACCTTGTATTGGTAAGAGATAGCAAGTCTAAACAGCAACAATGAACAAGCTAAGAGACAAATTTGTAGATTCTAcagtagaagaagaaagattgCGTGAAAATCGAAATCATGAGAAATACTGGTATCGTTGGGGTCCCTACTTGAGTGAAAGAAGCTGGGCGACAGTCCGTGAAGATTATTCTTTAAACGGTGATGCTTGGAGCAATTTTCCTTTCGAACATGCCAATGCAAGAGTATTCCGTTGGGGTGAAGATGGATTATTTGGTGTCTCAGATAACAAACAATTGGTGTGTATGAATGTCGCTCTGTGGAACGGTAAAGATGAAAGATTGAAGGAAAGGTTGTTCGGGTTGACTGGGCCACAAGGGAACCATGGTGAGGATGTTAAGGAATTGTACTTTTACCTGGACAATACTCCCACTCATTCATATATGAAAGCTTTATACAAGTATCCCTTTAAAAAGGCCTTTCCATACAAAGAATTGGTGCAAAAGAATGGTGAAAGGGGATACGAGGATAAAGAATTCGAAGTTTACGATATAGATGGGCTATACCGTGATAGTGAAACCGGTGACAACCCTTATTTCgatgttttttttgaaatggcAAAGGATGACGAAAACCCTAGTGAACTGAACTTTCGGCTAACTATACATAATCGAAGTAAAATCGACTCTGGTGAGCTCTACATAGCTCCCCaacttttcttcagaaaTACTTGGGCTTTTGACGGTACTAGAACAAAGGACAAGCCCTTGCTTGAAAGAGATGCAGAAGCAGCGAACTTAATCAATATGACTCACAAGAAATATGGTAATTGCCAAATGGTCTTTCAGCCATCTCCAGGTGGGTTCTCTTCCGGTACAAAcgaggaagaggaagataAAGAGGTAGAAGATATAGATCCTCTGCTGCTATTTACCGATAATGAGTCCAATTTAGTAAAACTATTTaacgaagaaaagaatCCTTCCGAGTACACAAAGGAtgcttttgaagaatatcTTGTTCAAGGCAAAACCGATGCTGTAAATCctgaaaataaaggaaCAAAGGCCTGCGCAGTATATcacttcaaaaatattccGCCCGGAGAGTATGTTACTGTGAGATACAAATTTACAAATGACCCAAAAAACTCTATCTTTAAGGCACAAAACCTGGCTGTCgtagatgaagatgagtTTGATTTGATTTTCGATAACAGAGAGGAGGAAGCTGATAACTTCTACTGGAGGATTACACCTTTGCCAATCAGTGATGAATTAAGAAACCTTCAAAGACAAGCTTTTTCTGGTTTGCTATGGACTAAACAGTTCTACAATTTTACATATGATGCTTGGTATAATGGTGACGCCAATGTTAAGCCTCGCCCTCCCCCTAATAGAGCTAATGGCAGGAACAAGAACTGGAAGCACCTTTACATCGAAGATATCTTATCAATGCCCGACAAATGGGAGTATCCATTTTTTGCTTCATGGGATACTGCGTTTCACTGCATTCCTTTAGCTATGATTGATCCAGAATTTGCAAAACGGCAATTGGATTTATTAACCAGAGAGTGGTACATGCATCCTAACGGTCAAATTCCGGCATACGAATGGAACTTCAATGACGTAAATCCACCAGTCCATGCATGGGCTGTGTATCGTGTTTTCAAGATCGAAAGAAACATGTACAACCGTGAAGATCGTACATTTTTAGAACGAGTTTTCCAGAAGCTTTTGTTAAATTTTACATGGTGGGTCAACAGAAAGGATACTGAAGGtaaaaatgtttttgaGGGCGGATTTTTGGGTCTTGATAATATTGGCGTTTTCAACAGATCAGAACCACTACCCACTGGCGGTACGCTTGAACAGGCTGATTCTACAGGTTGGATGGCCTTTTTCAGCCTTCAAATGCTAAATATTGCATTAGAGCTCGCCAAAGAAAACCCGGTTTATGAAGATATTGCctctaaattttttgaacattttaTCTTAATCAGTGACTCTATGTCCTTTGAATACGCTACTGATATTACGGGAGAGAAATGTAAAGAAGTTATCAAACAAAACCTATGGAATGAAGCAGACAAATTTTATTACGATGCCATCTCTTGGGGTGACCACAAGGTGCAACTACCAATAAGATCTCTCGTGGGATTGATCCCACTATATGCTTCTATGACTTTAGAGCCTAGTATCATAAAACAATTCCGCGGTTTCAAGAAGAGGGTTGATTGGTTTGTGAACAACCGTCCAGAAATCTTTGATAGAAACATTGCGTCCATGTCAAAAAAAGGAGTGGGAGAAAGACTACTTTTATCCCTAGTTACTAAGGAAAGATTAACAGCCATACTGTCACGTTTGCTGGATGAAACTGAGTTTTTGTCACCATATGGTATTAGATCTCTTTCCAAATATCATGAGAAGCACCCATTCGAAATGAATGTAAATGGTGTCGAATATATGGTCAAATATTTGCCGGGCGAATCAGACTCGGGTATGTTCGGCGGTAATTCTAACTGGAGAGGGCCCATTTGGTTTCCTACCAGCTTTTTAATAATGGAAGCATTACAAAGGTTTTACCTGTACTACGGTTCCGACTTCAAAGTAGAGTGTCCCGTAGGTTCAGGAGATTATTTGAATCTTGCTGAAGTTGCCGAAGAACTTGGATATCGTATGATTCACTTATTTGTTCCAGACGAAAACGGGGAGCGCGCCATTCATTATGGTGATCACTCTAAGTTTCTGTCTTCTGATCCATATTTCAGGGATTATGtgccattttttgaatacttTGACGGTGATACTGGAAGAGGGCTTGGCGCTTCACACCAATGTGGTTGGACTGCTCTTGTGGCCAAATGGATAAGTGATGTAGGTATATCCTGTGTAAGACTACCTCGTACGCCAAGATCATCTGTGGCAACGACCGCTTCAACAGAGAGCTCTGAGCAAGGTCccaaaatgaagagaatgGCAAGACGTAAGAGTGCAAAGTCTTTGGTAAACTACACTGCCACCATTTTGGACTTAaccgaagaagaaaagcGCCATCATAGGATAGGGGGCACCCATTCTGGGTTGACACCACAAAGCAGCATTTCAAGTGACAAGGCTAGACATTTGATGGAGGAAATGAATGAAGAGGAAGGTATTCACGAAACTGTGGTACCTGAAGATCGTCACAACTTTGAAACCAAGCTTATAGGCAAGCTAAAAGATAAGgtgaaaaatatgaaagtAACTGACAAGGCTAAAGATGAGGATATAGACCCAATGGACCCAATGAGTCCGTTGAATAAGGATGTGTCTTGATTAACTGCGGTGAACCTTCAATATCTGTAcgtttgaaaaatatttccaACGATATACCTCTATATTTTGATCTATAGAATATTTAATTGCAGTAGTTTTTTATCAGTAAGGTAGCGTTGATATTACTAGTGAAGGTAACTCTATAGTTCCTTGACATGTTCTTTAGATTCTAGAggttttttattgaatttgttTTCCCACCTTATTTAAACTTTGAGAACAAAACTAGcaaaatcaataa
Coding sequences within:
- the MRPL24 gene encoding mitochondrial 54S ribosomal protein bL28m MRPL24 (Mitochondrial ribosomal protein of the large subunit; two mitochondrial ribosomal proteins, YmL14 and YmL24, have been assigned to the same gene); translated protein: MQKIFRPFQLTRGFTSSVKNFRQWRLIETRKIAKQPNYQVGDAKPLHMPKERKKFPDYKYGESNIFKQSNKGLYGGSFVQFGNNISESKAKTRKKWLPNVVKKGLWSETLNRKISIKMTAKVLKTISKEGGIDNYLTKEKSARIKELGPTGWKLRYRVLKRKDEIENPPHKDAPIIEMAGGKKAKIYYDEIVNGSPRKISVGRRRLMSFLYPLEKLEYRSVGKDLNYKKFVELFADVPVKDILARLEDHKFDLSTITV
- the RPL36A gene encoding 60S ribosomal protein eL36 RPL36A (Ribosomal 60S subunit protein L36A; N-terminally acetylated; binds to 5.8 S rRNA; homologous to mammalian ribosomal protein L36, no bacterial homolog; RPL36A has a paralog, RPL36B, that arose from the whole genome duplication); this translates as MTVKTGIAIGLNKGKKVTSMTPAPKISYKKGAASNRTKFVRSLVREIAGLSPYERRLIDLIRNSGEKRARKVAKKRLGSFTRAKAKVEEMNNIIAASRRH
- the CMC4 gene encoding Cmc4p (Protein that localizes to the mitochondrial intermembrane space; localizes via the Mia40p-Erv1p system; contains twin cysteine-x(9)-cysteine motifs) — protein: MSNPCQKEACAIQDCLLSHQYDDAKCAKVIDQLYICCSKFYNDNGKDSRSPCCPLPSLLELKMKQRKLTPGDS
- the ICY1 gene encoding Icy1p (hypothetical protein; required for viability in rich media of cells lacking mitochondrial DNA; mutants have an invasive growth defect with elongated morphology; induced by amino acid starvation; ICY1 has a paralog, ATG41, that arose from the whole genome duplication); the encoded protein is MSSNYATPLDDEVFPLSFANYQFTEHVSLGEHYSLNTSEDAKYNNLNGPFVVPRDTGKFDLNTSSASDETVFSLDNPQENNYKHQAMNNVQDCRMAVAAKTTQSCDKLTDLYANAAQQNYRLWLSSF
- a CDS encoding uncharacterized protein (hypothetical protein; green fluorescent protein (GFP)-fusion protein localizes to the cytoplasm; YMR196W is not an essential gene), whose amino-acid sequence is MNKLRDKFVDSTVEEERLRENRNHEKYWYRWGPYLSERSWATVREDYSLNGDAWSNFPFEHANARVFRWGEDGLFGVSDNKQLVCMNVALWNGKDERLKERLFGLTGPQGNHGEDVKELYFYLDNTPTHSYMKALYKYPFKKAFPYKELVQKNGERGYEDKEFEVYDIDGLYRDSETGDNPYFDVFFEMAKDDENPSELNFRLTIHNRSKIDSGELYIAPQLFFRNTWAFDGTRTKDKPLLERDAEAANLINMTHKKYGNCQMVFQPSPGGFSSGTNEEEEDKEVEDIDPLLLFTDNESNLVKLFNEEKNPSEYTKDAFEEYLVQGKTDAVNPENKGTKACAVYHFKNIPPGEYVTVRYKFTNDPKNSIFKAQNLAVVDEDEFDLIFDNREEEADNFYWRITPLPISDELRNLQRQAFSGLLWTKQFYNFTYDAWYNGDANVKPRPPPNRANGRNKNWKHLYIEDILSMPDKWEYPFFASWDTAFHCIPLAMIDPEFAKRQLDLLTREWYMHPNGQIPAYEWNFNDVNPPVHAWAVYRVFKIERNMYNREDRTFLERVFQKLLLNFTWWVNRKDTEGKNVFEGGFLGLDNIGVFNRSEPLPTGGTLEQADSTGWMAFFSLQMLNIALELAKENPVYEDIASKFFEHFILISDSMSFEYATDITGEKCKEVIKQNLWNEADKFYYDAISWGDHKVQLPIRSLVGLIPLYASMTLEPSIIKQFRGFKKRVDWFVNNRPEIFDRNIASMSKKGVGERLLLSLVTKERLTAILSRLLDETEFLSPYGIRSLSKYHEKHPFEMNVNGVEYMVKYLPGESDSGMFGGNSNWRGPIWFPTSFLIMEALQRFYLYYGSDFKVECPVGSGDYLNLAEVAEELGYRMIHLFVPDENGERAIHYGDHSKFLSSDPYFRDYVPFFEYFDGDTGRGLGASHQCGWTALVAKWISDVGISCVRLPRTPRSSVATTASTESSEQGPKMKRMARRKSAKSLVNYTATILDLTEEEKRHHRIGGTHSGLTPQSSISSDKARHLMEEMNEEEGIHETVVPEDRHNFETKLIGKLKDKVKNMKVTDKAKDEDIDPMDPMSPLNKDVS